One stretch of Amycolatopsis sp. NBC_00345 DNA includes these proteins:
- a CDS encoding ABC transporter permease — MSEPDVRMSTLSAVGLVASREIGTRVKSKAYRISTLIMLILVVAVTVVFKIIGSGSGTDATVGFVPAAAPLAAPVTATAKSIGKNVATQQVPDQQAGVAKLNDGSIDALLVQDAQRVHVQVKKDLDPTLKNVLNVVAGQIALSEQIRGLGGDPAKIGAAVDSASIDELPPLQQPYNYDSQQLILGIIAGILIYMSLMLNGQSVAQGVVEEKTSRVVELLLSTIKPWQLMAGKVLGIGTVGLIQMLAIGVVGLAAGLGLGVLTISLSAAIGTVVWLIVWYLLGFFMYSIVFAALGALVSRQEDVGGATMPALMLVIAGYVVGISVLPSDPSNSFAEVLSVIPVFAPTLMPMRLAMGGVPVWEAVLSVGLVVLLIPALIWLAARIYRNAVMRTGAKVKLRDALSAA, encoded by the coding sequence ATGAGCGAGCCCGATGTCCGGATGAGCACGCTTTCGGCGGTCGGCCTGGTGGCCTCGCGCGAGATCGGCACGCGGGTGAAGTCGAAGGCCTACCGGATCAGCACCTTGATCATGCTGATCCTCGTCGTCGCCGTGACGGTGGTGTTCAAGATCATCGGCAGCGGCAGCGGTACCGACGCCACCGTCGGCTTCGTGCCCGCGGCCGCCCCGCTCGCGGCACCGGTGACGGCCACGGCGAAGTCGATCGGCAAGAACGTCGCCACCCAGCAGGTGCCCGACCAGCAGGCCGGCGTCGCGAAGCTGAACGACGGCTCGATCGACGCGCTGCTGGTGCAGGACGCGCAGCGGGTGCACGTCCAGGTGAAGAAGGATCTCGACCCGACGCTGAAAAACGTGCTGAACGTGGTGGCCGGGCAGATCGCCCTCAGCGAGCAGATCCGCGGCCTCGGCGGCGATCCGGCGAAGATCGGGGCCGCCGTCGACAGCGCTTCGATCGACGAGCTGCCGCCGCTGCAGCAGCCGTACAACTACGACAGCCAGCAGCTCATTCTCGGCATCATCGCCGGGATCCTCATCTACATGTCGCTGATGTTGAACGGCCAGAGCGTGGCGCAGGGCGTGGTCGAGGAGAAGACGTCCCGCGTGGTCGAGCTGCTGCTGTCCACGATCAAGCCGTGGCAGCTGATGGCGGGCAAGGTGCTCGGCATCGGCACGGTGGGGCTGATCCAGATGCTGGCGATCGGCGTGGTCGGGCTGGCCGCGGGGCTGGGCCTGGGGGTGCTGACCATCTCGTTGTCGGCGGCCATCGGCACCGTGGTGTGGCTGATCGTCTGGTACCTGCTCGGCTTCTTCATGTACTCGATCGTCTTCGCCGCGCTCGGCGCGCTCGTCTCCCGTCAGGAGGACGTCGGCGGCGCGACGATGCCGGCGCTGATGCTGGTGATCGCCGGCTACGTGGTCGGCATCTCGGTGCTGCCCTCGGACCCGTCGAACTCGTTCGCCGAGGTCCTGTCGGTGATCCCGGTCTTCGCACCGACGCTGATGCCGATGCGGCTGGCGATGGGCGGGGTGCCGGTGTGGGAGGCCGTGTTGTCGGTGGGGCTCGTGGTGCTGCTGATCCCGGCGCTGATCTGGCTGGCCGCGCGGATCTACCGCAACGCCGTGATGCGCACCGGCGCGAAGGTGAAGCTGCGGGACGCGTTGAGCGCTGCCTGA
- a CDS encoding mechanosensitive ion channel family protein: MGEQLKDGLGQAWNLVATFVPKLVGFLIILFIGWLIAKAVSKALALVLGKLGFSRLIEKTGLTGMMKQANVDATGILVKLVYYFILLIALQLAFGVFGQSNPVSQLLNEIIAFLPRILVALVLIVVAAAIAKVVRDVVTSAMSARPAGRLLGTVAYWLIMAFGIIAALGQVNIATAVTGPVLIAVLATIGGVVVVGFGGGLIKPAQDRWGGWLANLQGQLGNSDGNGTQPRQVGGQAQTQQAQAQQAQTQQAQGQQAQTRQTQGQQTQAQPTQAQPTRAQAQPTQAQAAHAGNGHQPGSDTPTPPAGFGRVER; the protein is encoded by the coding sequence GTGGGTGAGCAATTGAAGGACGGACTCGGACAGGCCTGGAATCTGGTGGCCACGTTCGTCCCGAAACTCGTCGGATTTCTGATCATCCTGTTCATCGGCTGGCTGATCGCGAAAGCCGTGTCCAAAGCACTCGCACTGGTGCTCGGAAAGCTCGGATTCTCGCGGCTGATCGAGAAGACCGGGCTCACCGGAATGATGAAGCAGGCGAATGTGGACGCCACCGGCATCCTGGTCAAACTCGTCTACTACTTCATTCTGCTGATCGCCCTCCAGCTGGCGTTCGGCGTGTTCGGCCAGTCGAACCCGGTCAGCCAGCTGCTGAACGAGATCATCGCGTTCCTGCCGCGGATCCTGGTGGCGCTGGTGCTGATCGTGGTGGCCGCGGCCATCGCCAAGGTGGTGCGTGACGTGGTCACGTCCGCGATGTCGGCCCGTCCCGCGGGCCGTCTGCTCGGGACCGTCGCCTACTGGCTGATCATGGCGTTCGGCATCATCGCGGCGCTGGGCCAGGTGAACATCGCGACGGCGGTGACGGGCCCGGTGCTGATCGCCGTGCTCGCGACCATCGGCGGGGTTGTCGTGGTCGGCTTCGGCGGCGGCCTGATCAAGCCGGCCCAGGACCGCTGGGGTGGCTGGCTCGCCAACCTCCAGGGCCAGCTCGGCAACAGCGACGGCAACGGCACCCAGCCGCGCCAGGTCGGCGGCCAGGCCCAGACACAGCAGGCCCAGGCTCAGCAGGCCCAGACGCAGCAGGCCCAAGGCCAGCAGGCTCAGACGCGACAGACCCAAGGCCAGCAAACCCAGGCTCAGCCGACGCAAGCGCAGCCGACGCGAGCCCAGGCCCAGCCGACGCAGGCCCAGGCCGCCCACGCGGGCAACGGCCACCAGCCCGGCTCCGACACACCGACCCCGCCCGCCGGGTTCGGCCGCGTCGAGCGCTGA
- a CDS encoding nicotinamide mononucleotide transporter family protein, which translates to MDFLLHHGVTVLGQWISIAELAGQVFALAVVFLAERRTLWTWPVQVGATVLLFSVYLSAHLGGLASRQIAILVISLYGWWAWNRRSDPVYGVVVRKGRWIERSAMLAGFVAGTVVMALALQALNASWAPWPDAAIFVGTLVAFAAQGAGLVEFWLVWLVVDAIGVPLQISSGLYFSAAIYIVFAALVVHGWWSWNRTAKSVHRQPVTAASS; encoded by the coding sequence GTGGACTTCCTGCTGCATCACGGCGTGACCGTGCTGGGCCAGTGGATCTCGATCGCGGAGCTGGCGGGCCAGGTGTTCGCGCTCGCTGTGGTGTTCCTCGCCGAGCGGCGGACGCTGTGGACGTGGCCGGTGCAGGTCGGCGCCACTGTGCTGCTGTTCTCCGTTTACCTCTCCGCGCACCTCGGCGGCCTGGCCAGCCGCCAGATCGCCATCCTCGTCATTTCGCTCTACGGCTGGTGGGCGTGGAACCGCCGCAGCGACCCGGTGTACGGCGTGGTCGTGCGTAAGGGCCGCTGGATCGAGCGGTCCGCGATGCTCGCCGGCTTCGTCGCCGGCACCGTGGTCATGGCGCTCGCACTGCAGGCGCTGAACGCCTCGTGGGCGCCGTGGCCGGACGCCGCGATCTTCGTCGGCACGCTGGTGGCCTTCGCCGCCCAGGGCGCCGGGCTGGTGGAGTTCTGGCTGGTCTGGCTGGTGGTCGACGCGATCGGCGTGCCGCTGCAGATCTCGTCCGGGCTGTACTTCTCCGCGGCCATCTACATCGTCTTCGCCGCGCTGGTCGTGCACGGCTGGTGGAGCTGGAACCGCACGGCCAAGAGCGTCCACCGGCAGCCGGTCACGGCAGCATCCAGCTGA
- a CDS encoding L-lactate permease — protein sequence MFVQEPTPLAGSLAVSALVAIIPLAVVLVLLGVVRAKAHHAALIGLVVALVVATVVFGMPVGQAISGALQGAAFGLFPILWIVVNALWVYRVTVRTGHFDVLRRSFGRVSDDPRIQALIIAFCFGALMEALAGFGAPVAISAVMLVAVGFGPAKAAVVALVANTAPVAFGAMGTPVVTLAQVTGLPLEQVSSIVGRQTPLLALFVPLLLVIIVDGRRGLRETWVPALVCGIAFGLVQFLASNFVSPQLADIGAALAGAAALVALPMTRRAVPEEVRAQVLTGTRTETLDRPDERGEVVRAYLPYALIIVVFSLAQVPPVKSLLDRATWKFHWAGLDVHSPDGKAVSGNSFSLPFLNTGGTLVLLAGVITVIALKVTASGAGAEWLATVKELRFAILTVTGVLALAYVMNLSGQTTTIGTFIAAAGAGLAFLSPVLGWFGVAVSGSDTSANALFGALQVTAAHQTGLPADLLAAANSSGGVLGKMISPQNLTIACVAANLPGEEGKLLRKVLPWSVGLLLVMCLIVFGQSTPVLSWMLP from the coding sequence TTGTTCGTGCAGGAGCCCACCCCGCTGGCCGGTTCCCTCGCCGTCTCCGCGCTGGTCGCGATCATCCCGCTGGCCGTGGTGCTGGTGCTGCTCGGCGTGGTCCGGGCCAAGGCGCACCACGCCGCGCTGATCGGCCTGGTGGTCGCGCTGGTCGTGGCCACCGTGGTGTTCGGCATGCCCGTGGGCCAGGCGATCTCCGGCGCGCTGCAGGGCGCCGCCTTCGGACTGTTCCCCATTCTGTGGATCGTGGTCAACGCGCTGTGGGTCTACCGGGTCACCGTGCGCACGGGCCACTTCGACGTGCTGCGCCGCTCGTTCGGCCGAGTCTCCGACGATCCGCGGATCCAGGCGCTGATCATCGCGTTCTGCTTCGGGGCGCTGATGGAGGCGCTGGCCGGGTTCGGCGCGCCGGTGGCGATCAGCGCGGTGATGCTCGTGGCCGTGGGCTTCGGCCCGGCCAAGGCGGCGGTGGTCGCGCTGGTGGCGAACACCGCGCCGGTGGCGTTCGGCGCGATGGGCACCCCGGTGGTGACGCTCGCGCAGGTCACCGGGCTGCCGCTGGAGCAGGTGTCGTCGATCGTCGGGCGGCAGACGCCGTTGCTCGCGCTGTTCGTGCCGCTGCTGCTGGTGATCATCGTCGACGGCCGCCGCGGCCTGCGTGAGACGTGGGTGCCGGCGCTGGTCTGCGGGATCGCGTTCGGGCTGGTGCAGTTCCTCGCGTCCAACTTCGTTTCGCCGCAGCTGGCCGACATCGGCGCCGCGCTCGCCGGGGCCGCGGCGCTGGTCGCGCTGCCGATGACCCGGCGCGCGGTGCCCGAAGAGGTCCGAGCGCAGGTGCTCACCGGCACCCGGACCGAGACGCTCGACCGGCCGGACGAGCGCGGCGAGGTCGTCCGCGCCTACCTGCCGTACGCGCTGATCATCGTGGTCTTCTCGCTCGCGCAGGTGCCGCCGGTGAAGAGCCTGCTCGACCGGGCCACCTGGAAGTTCCACTGGGCCGGCCTCGACGTGCACAGCCCCGACGGGAAGGCCGTGTCCGGCAACAGTTTCTCGCTGCCGTTCCTCAACACCGGCGGCACGCTCGTGCTGCTGGCCGGGGTCATCACGGTGATCGCACTGAAGGTCACGGCGAGCGGCGCCGGCGCGGAGTGGCTGGCGACAGTGAAGGAGCTGCGCTTCGCGATCCTCACGGTGACGGGGGTGCTCGCGCTGGCGTACGTGATGAACCTGTCCGGGCAGACCACCACCATCGGCACGTTCATCGCGGCGGCGGGCGCCGGGCTGGCGTTCCTTTCGCCGGTGCTCGGCTGGTTCGGGGTCGCCGTCTCCGGCTCGGACACGTCGGCCAACGCGCTGTTCGGCGCCCTTCAGGTGACGGCCGCGCACCAGACCGGGCTGCCCGCCGACCTGCTGGCGGCGGCGAACAGCTCCGGCGGCGTGCTGGGCAAGATGATCTCGCCGCAGAACCTCACCATCGCCTGCGTGGCGGCGAACCTGCCCGGCGAGGAGGGCAAGCTGCTGCGGAAGGTGCTGCCGTGGAGCGTGGGCCTGCTGCTGGTGATGTGCCTGATCGTGTTCGGCCAGAGCACCCCGGTGCTCAGCTGGATGCTGCCGTGA
- a CDS encoding alpha-hydroxy acid oxidase: protein MTQRRLPRPSELKQILRPKPVVLNPTDRRLAGAHTIADLRMIARKRTPRAAFDYTDGAAELEDSLRRARQAYRRVEFHPNVLRGVSDVDTSKEILGRRSELPFAFAPTGFTRMMQHEGERAVGRVAERNGLPIGLSTMGTTSIEDLAEAAPGARRWFQLYVWNDHGAGEDLMNRAWENGYDTLLLTVDTPVAGARLRDVRNGLTIPPALTLKTFANGAMHPAWWINLLTTEPLTFASLNHFGGTVAELLDKLFDPTLDFDDLDWVRRTWPGKLVIKGVQNVDDARDMVKHGADGVVLSNHGGRQLDRAPTPIELLPAVLDELQGSAEVWIDTGILSGGDIVAALARGADAVLIGRAFLYGLMAGGERGVQRCVDILRTEMVRTMQLLGVRRIEDLRPSHATLR from the coding sequence GTGACCCAGCGTCGCCTGCCGCGGCCGAGCGAACTGAAGCAGATCCTGCGGCCGAAGCCGGTCGTGCTCAACCCGACCGACCGGCGGCTGGCCGGCGCGCACACGATCGCCGACCTGCGGATGATCGCGCGCAAGCGCACCCCGCGCGCCGCGTTCGACTACACCGACGGCGCCGCGGAGCTGGAGGACAGCCTCCGCCGCGCCCGTCAGGCCTACCGGCGCGTGGAGTTCCACCCCAACGTGCTGCGGGGCGTGTCCGATGTGGACACCAGCAAGGAGATCCTCGGCCGGCGCTCGGAGCTGCCGTTCGCGTTCGCGCCCACCGGGTTCACCCGGATGATGCAGCACGAGGGCGAGCGCGCGGTGGGGCGGGTGGCCGAGCGCAACGGCCTCCCGATCGGCCTGTCCACGATGGGCACCACCTCGATCGAGGACCTCGCCGAGGCCGCGCCGGGCGCGCGCCGGTGGTTCCAGCTCTACGTCTGGAACGACCACGGCGCCGGCGAAGATCTGATGAATCGGGCGTGGGAGAACGGCTACGACACCCTGCTGCTGACCGTCGACACCCCGGTCGCCGGCGCCCGCCTGCGCGACGTCCGCAACGGGCTGACCATCCCGCCCGCGCTCACACTCAAGACGTTCGCCAACGGCGCGATGCACCCCGCGTGGTGGATCAACCTGCTCACCACCGAACCGCTGACCTTCGCCTCTCTCAACCATTTCGGCGGCACCGTGGCCGAGCTGCTGGACAAGCTGTTCGACCCGACGCTCGACTTCGACGACCTCGACTGGGTGCGCCGCACCTGGCCGGGCAAGCTGGTGATCAAGGGCGTCCAGAACGTCGACGACGCCCGTGACATGGTGAAACACGGGGCCGACGGCGTGGTGCTGTCCAACCACGGCGGCCGCCAGCTCGACCGCGCGCCGACGCCGATCGAGCTGCTGCCCGCCGTGCTCGACGAGCTGCAGGGCAGCGCCGAGGTGTGGATCGACACCGGCATCCTCTCCGGCGGCGACATCGTGGCCGCGCTCGCCCGCGGCGCGGACGCCGTGCTGATCGGCCGCGCGTTCCTGTACGGCCTGATGGCCGGCGGCGAGCGCGGGGTGCAGCGGTGCGTCGACATCCTGCGCACCGAGATGGTCCGGACCATGCAGCTGCTGGGCGTCCGGCGGATCGAAGACCTCCGGCCCTCGCACGCGACCCTGCGCTGA
- the aceE gene encoding pyruvate dehydrogenase (acetyl-transferring), homodimeric type gives MAPQNDGASGKETPARVRVIRDGLAAHLPDIDTEETAEWLDSFDEALARGGQQRARYLMLRLLERARERNVGVPALTSTDYVNTIPTENEPWFPGDEEIERRYRAYIRWNAAIMVHRAQRPGVGVGGHISTYASSAALYEVGFNHFFRGKDHSGGGDQIYIQGHASPGVYARAFLEGRLSEQQLDGFRQEYSHAGEGGGLPSYPHPRLMPEFWENPTVSMGLGPMNAIYQARFNRYLRDRGIKDTSDQHVWAFLGDGEMDEPESRGLIHVAAGEGLDNLTFVINCNLQRLDGPVRGNGKIIQELESYFRGAGWNVIKVIWGREWDSLLHADRDGALVNLMNTTPDGDFQTYKANDGAFVREHFFGRDPRTKELVSDLSDADVWNLKRGGHDYRKVYAAYKAAMEHNGQPTVILAHTIKGYGLGPSFEGRNATHQMKKLTLDDLKLFRDSQRIPISDEELERDPKLPPYYHPGANSPEIEYMVGRRKTLGGFLPERRPKSAKALVLPGDKVYEGVRKGSGKQEVATTMAFVRLVRELAKDSEIGKRIVPIIPDEARTFGLDSMFPTAKIYNPHGQTYTSVDASLMLAYKESEKGVILHEGINEAGSTASFTAVGTSYATHGEPMIPIYIFYSMFGFQRTGDGLYAAADQMARGFVLGATAGRTTLTGEGLQHADGHSLLLAATNPAVVAYDAAYSYEIAHIVKDGLRRMYGETGPDGNGENVFYYMTIYNEPYQQPAEPENLDVDGLLRGLYKYSEAPAGDGPEAQILVSGVTMPDALKAQKMLADEWGVRAAVWSATSWTELRREAVAIDHDNLLYPGDTPRVPYVTEVLSGVSGPIVAVSDWMRAVPDLIRPWVPTDMLTLGTDGFGFSDTRPAARRKFLVDAESIVVGALTALAKRGEVAQDKVIEAARKYRIDDVSAAGPQTSDSGSA, from the coding sequence TTGGCCCCGCAGAACGACGGCGCCTCCGGCAAGGAGACCCCGGCACGCGTACGCGTCATCCGTGACGGACTGGCGGCGCACCTGCCCGACATCGACACGGAGGAGACGGCCGAGTGGCTGGACTCCTTCGACGAGGCGCTGGCCAGGGGTGGTCAGCAGCGTGCCCGGTACCTGATGCTGCGCCTCCTGGAGCGCGCGCGGGAGCGCAACGTCGGCGTGCCCGCCCTGACCTCCACGGACTACGTCAACACGATCCCCACGGAGAACGAACCCTGGTTCCCCGGCGACGAGGAGATCGAACGTCGTTACCGTGCGTACATCCGGTGGAACGCGGCCATCATGGTGCACCGCGCGCAGCGGCCGGGGGTCGGCGTCGGTGGGCACATCTCCACCTACGCGTCGTCCGCGGCGCTGTACGAGGTGGGCTTCAACCACTTCTTCCGCGGCAAGGACCACTCCGGCGGCGGCGACCAGATCTACATCCAGGGCCACGCGTCGCCGGGTGTCTACGCCCGCGCGTTCCTGGAGGGCCGCCTGTCCGAGCAGCAGCTCGACGGCTTCCGCCAGGAGTACTCGCACGCCGGTGAGGGCGGCGGCCTGCCGTCGTACCCGCACCCGCGGCTGATGCCGGAGTTCTGGGAGAACCCGACGGTGTCCATGGGCCTCGGCCCGATGAACGCCATCTACCAGGCCCGGTTCAACCGCTACCTGCGCGACCGCGGCATCAAGGACACCAGCGACCAGCACGTCTGGGCGTTCCTCGGCGACGGCGAGATGGACGAGCCGGAGTCGCGCGGACTGATCCACGTGGCCGCGGGCGAGGGCCTGGACAACCTGACCTTCGTGATCAACTGCAACCTGCAGCGGCTCGACGGCCCGGTGCGCGGCAACGGCAAGATCATCCAGGAGCTGGAGTCGTACTTCCGCGGCGCGGGCTGGAACGTGATCAAGGTCATCTGGGGCCGCGAGTGGGACTCGCTGCTGCACGCCGACCGTGACGGCGCGCTGGTCAACCTGATGAACACCACGCCGGACGGCGACTTCCAGACGTACAAGGCCAACGACGGCGCGTTCGTCCGCGAGCACTTCTTCGGCCGCGACCCGCGGACGAAGGAGCTGGTCAGCGACCTGTCCGACGCCGACGTCTGGAATCTCAAGCGCGGCGGCCACGACTACCGCAAGGTGTACGCGGCGTACAAGGCGGCCATGGAGCACAACGGCCAGCCGACGGTGATCCTCGCCCACACCATCAAGGGCTACGGCCTCGGCCCGTCGTTCGAGGGCCGCAACGCCACGCACCAGATGAAGAAGCTCACGCTCGACGACCTCAAGCTGTTCCGCGACTCCCAGCGGATCCCGATCAGCGACGAGGAGCTGGAGCGCGACCCGAAGCTGCCGCCGTACTACCACCCGGGCGCGAACTCGCCGGAGATCGAGTACATGGTCGGGCGCCGCAAGACGCTCGGCGGGTTCCTGCCGGAGCGCCGGCCGAAGTCGGCGAAGGCGCTCGTGCTGCCCGGCGACAAGGTCTACGAAGGCGTCCGCAAGGGCTCGGGCAAGCAGGAGGTCGCCACCACGATGGCGTTCGTCCGGCTGGTGCGCGAGCTGGCGAAGGACTCCGAGATCGGCAAGCGGATCGTGCCGATCATCCCGGACGAGGCCCGCACGTTCGGCCTCGACTCGATGTTCCCGACGGCCAAGATCTACAACCCGCACGGCCAGACCTACACCTCGGTCGACGCGAGCCTGATGCTGGCGTACAAGGAGTCCGAGAAGGGCGTCATCCTGCACGAGGGCATCAACGAGGCGGGCTCGACCGCGTCGTTCACTGCCGTCGGCACCTCGTACGCCACGCACGGCGAACCGATGATCCCGATCTACATCTTCTATTCGATGTTCGGGTTCCAGCGCACCGGCGACGGCCTGTACGCGGCGGCGGACCAGATGGCCCGCGGCTTCGTGCTCGGCGCCACCGCGGGCCGCACCACGCTGACCGGTGAGGGCCTGCAGCACGCCGACGGGCACTCGCTGCTGCTGGCGGCGACCAACCCGGCGGTGGTGGCCTACGACGCGGCTTACTCGTACGAGATCGCGCACATCGTCAAGGACGGCCTGCGCCGGATGTACGGCGAGACGGGCCCGGACGGCAACGGCGAGAACGTCTTCTACTACATGACGATCTACAACGAGCCGTACCAGCAGCCCGCCGAGCCGGAGAACCTCGACGTGGACGGCCTGCTCAGGGGCCTCTACAAGTACTCCGAGGCCCCGGCCGGCGACGGCCCGGAGGCGCAGATCCTGGTCTCCGGCGTCACGATGCCGGACGCGCTCAAGGCCCAGAAGATGCTGGCCGACGAGTGGGGCGTGCGGGCGGCCGTGTGGTCGGCGACGTCGTGGACCGAGCTGCGCCGCGAGGCCGTGGCGATCGACCACGACAACCTGCTGTACCCGGGCGACACCCCGCGCGTGCCGTACGTGACCGAGGTGCTCTCGGGTGTGAGCGGCCCGATCGTGGCGGTGTCGGACTGGATGCGCGCGGTGCCGGACCTGATCCGCCCGTGGGTGCCCACGGACATGCTCACGCTCGGCACGGACGGGTTCGGCTTCTCCGACACCCGCCCGGCGGCGCGGCGCAAGTTCCTGGTCGACGCCGAGTCGATCGTGGTCGGCGCGCTGACCGCGCTGGCCAAGCGCGGCGAGGTCGCGCAGGACAAGGTGATCGAGGCGGCGCGCAAGTACCGCATCGACGACGTGTCCGCCGCGGGGCCGCAGACCTCGGACTCGGGCAGCGCGTAA
- a CDS encoding DUF3052 domain-containing protein, producing the protein MVAAGDAGSASVAERLGIKPDMVVQEIGWDEDVDEDVRAAIEEEIGGELLDEDADDVVEVVLLWWREDDGDLGDTLIEVRTPLDENGVIWVLTPKTGQPGHVEPSEIAEAVPQVGLAQTANISVSADWVGTRLVSPKSSKAKQR; encoded by the coding sequence GTGGTCGCCGCGGGAGACGCCGGCAGTGCCAGCGTCGCCGAGAGGCTTGGCATCAAGCCGGACATGGTGGTCCAGGAGATCGGCTGGGACGAGGACGTCGATGAAGACGTTCGCGCGGCGATCGAAGAGGAGATCGGTGGTGAGCTCCTGGACGAGGACGCCGACGACGTCGTCGAGGTCGTGCTGCTCTGGTGGCGCGAAGACGACGGCGACCTGGGCGACACCCTCATCGAGGTCAGGACCCCGCTGGACGAGAACGGCGTGATCTGGGTGCTGACCCCGAAGACGGGTCAGCCAGGGCACGTCGAACCGAGCGAGATCGCCGAAGCCGTGCCGCAGGTCGGCCTGGCGCAGACCGCCAACATCAGCGTGAGCGCCGACTGGGTCGGCACGAGGCTGGTGTCGCCGAAGTCCTCGAAGGCCAAACAGCGCTGA
- a CDS encoding peroxiredoxin, which yields MAVEVGSPAPDFTLNDYNKQPVTLSSFKGEKPVLLVFFPFAFSGVCTGELCQLRDEFSDYDTKGVQVLGVSCDAVFSLKVWAEQENYQFPLLSDFWPHGEVAQSYGVFNDKAGLALRGTFLIDTDGVVRFAEVNQPGEARDQQAWKKAVAELA from the coding sequence ATGGCCGTCGAGGTCGGCTCACCAGCCCCTGACTTCACGCTCAATGACTACAACAAGCAGCCCGTCACCTTGTCGTCCTTCAAGGGCGAAAAGCCGGTGCTGCTGGTGTTCTTCCCGTTCGCTTTCAGCGGGGTCTGCACCGGGGAGCTCTGCCAGCTTCGTGACGAGTTCTCGGACTACGACACCAAGGGCGTGCAGGTCCTCGGCGTCTCGTGTGACGCGGTCTTCTCGCTGAAGGTCTGGGCCGAGCAGGAGAACTACCAGTTCCCGCTGCTCTCGGACTTCTGGCCGCACGGCGAGGTGGCGCAGTCCTACGGCGTCTTCAACGACAAGGCCGGCCTCGCGCTGCGTGGCACCTTCCTGATCGACACCGACGGTGTGGTGCGCTTCGCGGAGGTCAACCAGCCCGGCGAGGCCCGTGACCAGCAGGCCTGGAAGAAGGCCGTGGCCGAACTGGCCTGA
- a CDS encoding carboxymuconolactone decarboxylase family protein gives MHFPGHTVDTAPPSARRALAATAAQFGDVPAAVARLATSPELLNGFLKLSALFETTTLAPLERETLILTIATRNECHFCVAMHTAKLVKLGAPADVVTALRSSSVLPSPGLEALRAFVLRVLETTGDVPPADLDAFLAAGYTPQQALEVVLGIGTYTMSTFANRLVAAPLHPSLAEHAWTGSGGE, from the coding sequence GTGCACTTCCCCGGCCACACCGTCGACACCGCCCCGCCGTCCGCGCGCCGCGCCCTCGCGGCGACCGCCGCCCAATTCGGCGACGTGCCCGCCGCCGTCGCCCGCCTGGCGACGTCGCCGGAGCTGCTGAACGGATTCCTGAAGCTCAGCGCGCTCTTCGAGACGACCACGCTGGCGCCGCTGGAGCGCGAGACGCTGATCCTCACCATCGCGACCCGCAACGAGTGTCACTTCTGCGTGGCGATGCACACCGCGAAGCTGGTGAAACTGGGCGCGCCGGCCGACGTCGTGACGGCGTTGCGCTCGTCGTCCGTACTGCCGTCGCCCGGCTTGGAAGCCCTCCGCGCCTTCGTCCTGAGAGTGCTCGAGACGACGGGCGACGTGCCGCCGGCGGACCTGGACGCGTTCCTCGCGGCGGGTTACACACCGCAGCAGGCGCTGGAAGTGGTGCTCGGCATCGGCACTTACACGATGTCGACGTTCGCGAACCGCCTCGTGGCCGCCCCGCTGCACCCGAGCCTGGCCGAGCACGCCTGGACGGGCTCCGGCGGCGAATAA
- a CDS encoding MarR family winged helix-turn-helix transcriptional regulator, producing the protein MDNVVDQNVNQVVESGKRDTPGFELPLLLFGGFRTIVDRLHAELARQGHPGVRPAHGFAMQAIGLDGATASELGRRLGVSKQAAGKTVDRLAQLGYAERADDPADARRKIVRLTPRGLDSLRRSAAIFDELRAEWVRALGAERVRAIEADLRAVVPADGFRVDVAGWFG; encoded by the coding sequence ATAGACAACGTGGTTGACCAAAACGTAAACCAGGTTGTCGAATCTGGCAAGCGGGATACTCCCGGCTTCGAGCTGCCCTTGCTGCTGTTCGGCGGATTTCGCACGATCGTCGACCGCCTGCACGCCGAGCTCGCGCGCCAGGGCCACCCCGGCGTCCGCCCCGCGCACGGCTTCGCCATGCAGGCGATCGGGCTGGACGGGGCCACGGCGTCGGAACTCGGACGGCGACTCGGCGTCTCCAAGCAGGCCGCGGGCAAGACCGTCGACCGCCTGGCCCAGCTCGGGTACGCCGAACGCGCCGACGATCCCGCCGACGCGCGGCGCAAGATCGTCCGCCTGACGCCACGGGGCCTCGACTCGCTTCGCCGCTCCGCCGCGATCTTCGACGAGCTGCGCGCGGAGTGGGTCCGCGCGCTCGGCGCCGAGCGCGTCCGCGCGATCGAAGCCGACCTGCGCGCCGTGGTGCCCGCCGACGGGTTCCGCGTCGACGTCGCGGGCTGGTTCGGCTGA